In Aquila chrysaetos chrysaetos chromosome 10, bAquChr1.4, whole genome shotgun sequence, the following proteins share a genomic window:
- the SLC46A1 gene encoding proton-coupled folate transporter isoform X1, producing the protein MAAPPPPVPEQQQQQPLPPPRRRCPPLPAVEPLLFLATLSLGLQGPLATQYLWDRLGAERGYSGPNGSSPAGCGNGSTHDDPLRQEVEALVSHWNLCINLGGFFVGLFSVTLFGPWSDSVGRRPALILPAVGMAVQAAIYLLVMYRQLHVAYFLLGRILSGLMGDYNLILASCFAYVADTSDRRARTFRVAILEACLGIAGMLASIGGGQWRKAQGYINPFWLVLATSLAAALYAAFCLQESVKQQKPAKLFTLSHYKAVYRLYVAPERLSSRRKLALYSLAFFLLVTVHFGSRDLFVLYELGSPLCWSADLIGYGSAASYLAYLSSLGGLRLLQLCLQDTWVAEIGLISNISGLVVISLATTTPLMFTGYGILFLSMAATPVIRAKLSKLVSEMEQGALFASIACVEGLCSLVATGVFNSLYPASLHFMRGFPFLFGAVILLIPAAIIGWMEIWDSNRDYSHFSDASLSPADD; encoded by the exons atggccgctccgccgccgccggtaccggagcagcagcagcagcagccgctcccgccgccccgccgccgctgcccgccgctgcccgccgtCGAGCCTCTCCTCTTCCTGGCCACCCTGTCCCTCGGCCTGCAGGGTCCCCTGGCCACCCAGTACCTCTGGGACAGGCTGGGGGCCGAGCGCGGTTACAGCGGTCCCAACGGCAGCAGCCCCGCCGGCTGCGGGAACGGCAGCACCCACGACGATCCCCTGCGGCAG gagGTGGAAGCGCTGGTCTCCCACTGGAACCTCTGTATCAACCTGGGAGGTTTCTTCGTTGGTCTCTTCTCCGTGACTCTCTTCGGACCGTGGAGCGACAGCGTAGGCCGCCGGCCGGCGCTCATCCTGCCGGCAGTGGGTATGGCCGTGCAAGCGGCCATCTATCTTCTCGTCATGTACCGGCAGCTGCACGTTGCCTACTTTCTCCTCGGACGCATTTTGAGTGGCCTCATGGGAGACTACAACTTGATCCTGGCCAGCTGCTTCGCCTACGTGGCCGACACCAGCGACAGACGCGCGCGCACATTTCGCGTCGCCATCCTCGAGGCGTGCCTCGGCATCGCGGGCATGCTGGCCAGCATCGGCGGCGGCCAGTGGCGCAAGGCTCAGGGGTACATCAACCCATTTTGGCTCGTGCTTGCTACTAGTCTTGCTGCCGCTCTCTACGCTGCTTTCTGTCTTCAGGAATCGGTGAAGCAGCAGAAACCAGCCAAGCTGTTCACGCTTAGTCATTACAAGGCTGTCTACAGGCTGTACGTGGCCCCAGAACGCCTGAGCTCCAGGAGGAAGCTTGCCCTTTACTCCCTGgctttctttcttcttgtcaCTGTACATTTTGGATCCAGGGACCTCTTTGTTTTGTATGAGCTTGGGTCCCCTCTCTGCTGGTCTGCTGACCTCATTGGGTACGGCTCAGCCGCCAGTTACCTGGCTTACCTGAGCAGCCTGGGAGGGCTgcggctgctgcagctctgccttcaaGACACCTGGGTGGCAGAGATAGGATTGATCTCCAACATTTCTGGACTGGTTGTGATTTCGCTTGCTACTACAACACCACTGATGTTTACAG GTTATGGGATTCTGTTCCTTTCCATGGCAGCCACTCCTGTCATCAGAGCCAAGCTCTCCAAGCTGGTCAGTGAGATGGAACAGG GTGCTCTCTTTGCTTCTATTGCCTGTGTGGAAGGGCTGTGTTCACTTGTGGCTACAGGAGTGTTCAACTCTCTCTACCCTGCCAGCTTGCACTTCATGAGGGGATTCCCATTTCTCTTCGGGGCTGTAATTCTTCTTATTCCAGCAGCTATTATTGG gTGGATGGAAATCTGGGACTCAAACCGGGACTACAGTCACTTCTCAGATGcttccctgtcccctgcagATGACTGA
- the SLC46A1 gene encoding proton-coupled folate transporter isoform X2: MSSEVEALVSHWNLCINLGGFFVGLFSVTLFGPWSDSVGRRPALILPAVGMAVQAAIYLLVMYRQLHVAYFLLGRILSGLMGDYNLILASCFAYVADTSDRRARTFRVAILEACLGIAGMLASIGGGQWRKAQGYINPFWLVLATSLAAALYAAFCLQESVKQQKPAKLFTLSHYKAVYRLYVAPERLSSRRKLALYSLAFFLLVTVHFGSRDLFVLYELGSPLCWSADLIGYGSAASYLAYLSSLGGLRLLQLCLQDTWVAEIGLISNISGLVVISLATTTPLMFTGYGILFLSMAATPVIRAKLSKLVSEMEQGALFASIACVEGLCSLVATGVFNSLYPASLHFMRGFPFLFGAVILLIPAAIIGWMEIWDSNRDYSHFSDASLSPADD; this comes from the exons ATGAGCTCT gagGTGGAAGCGCTGGTCTCCCACTGGAACCTCTGTATCAACCTGGGAGGTTTCTTCGTTGGTCTCTTCTCCGTGACTCTCTTCGGACCGTGGAGCGACAGCGTAGGCCGCCGGCCGGCGCTCATCCTGCCGGCAGTGGGTATGGCCGTGCAAGCGGCCATCTATCTTCTCGTCATGTACCGGCAGCTGCACGTTGCCTACTTTCTCCTCGGACGCATTTTGAGTGGCCTCATGGGAGACTACAACTTGATCCTGGCCAGCTGCTTCGCCTACGTGGCCGACACCAGCGACAGACGCGCGCGCACATTTCGCGTCGCCATCCTCGAGGCGTGCCTCGGCATCGCGGGCATGCTGGCCAGCATCGGCGGCGGCCAGTGGCGCAAGGCTCAGGGGTACATCAACCCATTTTGGCTCGTGCTTGCTACTAGTCTTGCTGCCGCTCTCTACGCTGCTTTCTGTCTTCAGGAATCGGTGAAGCAGCAGAAACCAGCCAAGCTGTTCACGCTTAGTCATTACAAGGCTGTCTACAGGCTGTACGTGGCCCCAGAACGCCTGAGCTCCAGGAGGAAGCTTGCCCTTTACTCCCTGgctttctttcttcttgtcaCTGTACATTTTGGATCCAGGGACCTCTTTGTTTTGTATGAGCTTGGGTCCCCTCTCTGCTGGTCTGCTGACCTCATTGGGTACGGCTCAGCCGCCAGTTACCTGGCTTACCTGAGCAGCCTGGGAGGGCTgcggctgctgcagctctgccttcaaGACACCTGGGTGGCAGAGATAGGATTGATCTCCAACATTTCTGGACTGGTTGTGATTTCGCTTGCTACTACAACACCACTGATGTTTACAG GTTATGGGATTCTGTTCCTTTCCATGGCAGCCACTCCTGTCATCAGAGCCAAGCTCTCCAAGCTGGTCAGTGAGATGGAACAGG GTGCTCTCTTTGCTTCTATTGCCTGTGTGGAAGGGCTGTGTTCACTTGTGGCTACAGGAGTGTTCAACTCTCTCTACCCTGCCAGCTTGCACTTCATGAGGGGATTCCCATTTCTCTTCGGGGCTGTAATTCTTCTTATTCCAGCAGCTATTATTGG gTGGATGGAAATCTGGGACTCAAACCGGGACTACAGTCACTTCTCAGATGcttccctgtcccctgcagATGACTGA